AAGATCGCATCCACATCCCACGAGGCCGTCTCCGTAACACCTTCACGGTCGGTCAGGTCGAGGTGGATCGGGGTAACGCTGATCCTCCCCTCCTCCAGCGCGGCGAAGTCCGTTCCTTCCTCCGGCTCGTACCCGGGCGGGTTGTTGTAGATGTCGTAGAAGACGCTCTGATCGTCTTTGCCCTTGACCTCGACTATCTCGTCCTTGTACAGCCGGCGTCCGAGCCGGGTCACCGCCGCCCCTTTCAGCTCCGAGTCCGGTATGTTCGGGGCGTTGATGTTGAGTATCCGACCCTTCGGCAACTCCTTGAGGGCGACCTGTGTGATGCTCGCCGCAAACCTCGCCACGGGGCCGAAGTTCATCTCCTCGCCGCGCTCCCTGAGCGTCTCCATAGAGGCGTACTCGTCCTCGATGTCCTTGCTCTGATGCCACGAACGACCGGTCGAGAGCGAGACCGCCACCCCCGGAACACCGATGACGATGCCCTCGAGCGCACCCGCGACCGTCCCGGAGTACGTAATATCGTCGCCGAGGTTCTCGCCGTGGTTGATCCCGGCGACCACCACGTCCGGCTCGAAGTCGAGCAGCCCCATCGCCACTATCCTTACGCAGTCAACCGGGGTTCCGCTGCATGCATAACCCATCACCCCGTCAGACATCTCGCGCTCCTCGACCGAGAGCGACCGCCCGATGGAGATGCTCCGCCCGACCCCCGAACGGTTCCTGTCCGGCGCGACCGTAACCACCTCCCCGATCTCCTCCAGAGCCTGGCGCATCGCCAGAATCCCCGGTGCTTCTATACCATCATCGTTTGTAAGGACTATCCGCATTCTCTCTCCCGACAAAGTCGTTCTATGTTTCGTAGCTTTATCAATGTTCCCGCCGATGCTCGCCACGAGTATGTATCACAAATACGCAGCAGATCCGGCTCGGAACCGGGTACAGACCCAGAAACAGACTAAAACACACTTATAGAAGACCAAAAAGGAGACCAGGAGCCGGGGACGTGCATCGCGACCGGGCCGTCCGTACCTCTGCCTGAAATATCGCCCTTCGGGTAGACAAACACCAACTCGTGAGATAGGTTTCATCCATGACTATCAGTGAGCGGGATCTCGGTGTTGTTGACGCTGCGGAGTGGTTCCAGCATCGTTCATATGAATATACACAGTTTGATGTAGAGAGCCTGAGCCGCAGGAAATCCGAACGGGGCGTAACGGTAGATGCGGTGCTGCCGGGTCGGAACGTGGCGGATACCATCGGACAGATAATAGATGAGATCGGATCCGTCAACGAACGCGCGGTGGCCGCAGCGGGAACCAGGCTGGTTGACCGGGTCATCGTCATCGACGCCGATTCGCCGGACGGTACGGCGGACGTGGCGCGCCGGGCCGGCGCGGAGGTCTTCTCCGAAAACCAGCTCATGCTCTCTCACGGCGGGGCGCACGGCAAGGGGGATGCGATGTGGCGCGCCCTCTCCGTTACCGACGGCGACCTCGTCATGTACATGGACACGGACACGAAAGATTTCCGCGACGAGCTTGTTTGGGGTGTGCTCGGACCGATACTGACCGTCCCACAGGTTCGCTACGTCAAGGCCGCTTACCGGCGGCCGTTCAAGAGCGGTGAGGAGGCTCAGGAGGACGGTGGCGGCAGGGTTACGGAGCTGTCCGCCAAGCCGCTCTTCAACCTTTTCTATCCGGAGCTCGCCGGGTTCGTGCAGCCGCTCGCCGGGGAGTTCGTCGCCGACCGGGAGCTTTTCGGCTCGATCCCGTTTATGACCGGGTACGCCGTCGAGACGAACATCATGATAGACGTGCTGAACAGGGTGGGACTCGCCGCGATGGCCCAGGTGGACCTCGGGACGCGCCAGAACCGGCACCAGTCGCTGCGCGACCTCTCCCGGATGTCCTACGCCGTGCTTCGGGCGGTCGCGAGGCGCATGAGACAGGACGGACGCCTCGATATGAGCGCCGACAGGCGCGTCCCGACAAGCCTGCACCAGTTCTCGGACTACCTGCACGCCGTCGCGACCCCGGACGGCCTGAAGCTCAACGAGTACGTCGAGGAACTCGTCGAGCGGCCCCCGATGAACGATGTCCTGAGGAAAGCCCGCTAGGGATGCGCCGCGTGAACGATGTCGGCGGCGACCCCGCCGGACCGGTCGACAAAAGCCAGCACGCGGTCGAGGATTGGGAGCTGCTCACGGACGCCATAACCATCGTTCTCGACAGGAAAGGTCTGAAGACAACAGACGAACACCGGCGCACCATCGAGGGCCTCTCCCGGTACAGGGAGCTTGCCTACTACGAGCGGTGGGCGGCGGCCACCGAGAGACTCCTTATCGAGAAGGGCGTGCTCACGGAGAAGGAAATAGACAGGCGCGTCGAGAAGCTGAAACGGGTCTGGAGCGAGGAATAGTGCGGTTCTCACCCGGAGAGTCCGTCGTGGTTCTCGACCTGAAGAGACCCGGCCACGTTCGCACGCCGAGCTACCT
This sequence is a window from Rubrobacter indicoceani. Protein-coding genes within it:
- the surE gene encoding 5'/3'-nucleotidase SurE, which translates into the protein MRIVLTNDDGIEAPGILAMRQALEEIGEVVTVAPDRNRSGVGRSISIGRSLSVEEREMSDGVMGYACSGTPVDCVRIVAMGLLDFEPDVVVAGINHGENLGDDITYSGTVAGALEGIVIGVPGVAVSLSTGRSWHQSKDIEDEYASMETLRERGEEMNFGPVARFAASITQVALKELPKGRILNINAPNIPDSELKGAAVTRLGRRLYKDEIVEVKGKDDQSVFYDIYNNPPGYEPEEGTDFAALEEGRISVTPIHLDLTDREGVTETASWDVDAIFGRLGLADTNGRGR
- a CDS encoding glucosyl-3-phosphoglycerate synthase; this encodes MTISERDLGVVDAAEWFQHRSYEYTQFDVESLSRRKSERGVTVDAVLPGRNVADTIGQIIDEIGSVNERAVAAAGTRLVDRVIVIDADSPDGTADVARRAGAEVFSENQLMLSHGGAHGKGDAMWRALSVTDGDLVMYMDTDTKDFRDELVWGVLGPILTVPQVRYVKAAYRRPFKSGEEAQEDGGGRVTELSAKPLFNLFYPELAGFVQPLAGEFVADRELFGSIPFMTGYAVETNIMIDVLNRVGLAAMAQVDLGTRQNRHQSLRDLSRMSYAVLRAVARRMRQDGRLDMSADRRVPTSLHQFSDYLHAVATPDGLKLNEYVEELVERPPMNDVLRKAR
- a CDS encoding SH3-like domain-containing protein, with protein sequence MNDVGGDPAGPVDKSQHAVEDWELLTDAITIVLDRKGLKTTDEHRRTIEGLSRYRELAYYERWAAATERLLIEKGVLTEKEIDRRVEKLKRVWSEE